A single window of Dermacentor albipictus isolate Rhodes 1998 colony chromosome 1, USDA_Dalb.pri_finalv2, whole genome shotgun sequence DNA harbors:
- the LOC139054430 gene encoding tigger transposable element-derived protein 6-like: MAPPRRKFLSLKDKARILAEVASGEKKGDVAKKFEISPSSLSTILKSKEAIEQALASGTSAKRKKLTPSAHEDLDKAMYAWFVETRAKNIPISGNAVQQKALNYACLLGIDDFKASTGWLSRFKARHDIVGKTLSGESASADTGIASAWISTNVSALLKDYAKCDIYNADETGLFYEMLPSKTLEMKGQRCHGGKHSKKRVTVLLCANADGSDKRPPLVIGKSARPRCFKGNRSLPVKYVANSRSWMTRAIFSEWVASFDCDMRRQGRRVCLLLDNCSAHHILDVELTNVELKYFPPNCTSIIQPLDQGVIRSMKCAYRQRVMQRLLLNVETGRDTKLDLYMALQMMAAAWAATGRPVIANCFTHAGFKLGDPDIDSAEDAADCNGAVQPPADVIASWAALQGAGSVPSSVELDDFIDADVNVIAREELSDEDIIKSVRDDGGQSDDDEVPDLPPPATSRVLDAFNVIRNSVAVHDDDVAMQLLAECENRVMMLLGKKGKQSTLLDFWK, translated from the coding sequence ATGGCGCCGCCACGTCGAAAGTTTTTATCCCTGAAGGATAAAGCTCGGATCCTGGCCGAAGTCGCAAGCGGAGAGAAGAAAGGCGACGTTGCGAAGAAGTTTGAGATTTCTCCCAGTTCGCTGTCCACCATCTTGAAGTCAAAAGAAGCAATAGAGCAAGCTCTTGCTTCGGGCACATCAGCCAAGCGGAAGAAGCTGACGCCGTCGGCGCACGAAGACCTCGACAAGGCCATGTACGCGTGGTTTGTCGAGACGAGGGCTAAAAACATACCGATCAGTGGAAACGCCGTGCAGCAGAAAGCCCTGAATTACGCTTGCCTTCTGGGAATCGACGATTTCAAGGCGAGCACAGGCTGGCTCAGCAGGTTCAAGGCCCGCCATGACATTGTCGGCAAGACGCTCTCTGGCGAGTCGGCATCGGCAGACACAGGCATCGCATCCGCCTGGATCTCTACAAACGTTTCGGCGTTGTTGAAAGACTATGCCAAGTGTGACATATACAACGCTGACGAGACAGGCCTGTTTTACGAGATGCTGCCGTCAAAAACCCTCGAAATGAAAGGTCAGCGTTGCCACGGTGGTAAACACAGTAAAAAGCGCGTGACCGTGCTGCTGTGCGCCAATGCGGACGGATCTGACAAGCGCCCACCGCTAGTCATTGGGAAGAGTGCGAGGCCTCGTTGCTTTAAAGGTAACAGGAGCCTTCCCGTAAAATATGTCGCCAACAGCCGCTCCTGGATGACGCGGGCCATTTTCTCCGAGTGGGTCGCGTCATTTGACTGCGACATGAGGAGGCAGGGCCGGCGGGTGTGCTTATTGCTGGACAATTGCTCCGCCCATCATATTCTGGATGTGGAGCTCACAAATGTGGAGCTGAAGTACTTTCCGCCGAACTGCACTTCGATCATACAGCCACTTGACCAAGGTGTCATTAGAAGTATGAAGTGCGCCTACCGCCAGCGAGTGATGCAGCGTCTCCTATTGAACGTGGAGACCGGTCGCGACACCAAGTTAGACCTGTACATGGCGCTGCAGATGATGGCTGCTGCGTGGGCTGCAACTGGACGGCCAGTTATCGCGAACTGCTTCACGCACGCTGGCTTCAAGCTCGGAGACCCAGACATCGACTCCGCTGAGGATGCTGCTGACTGCAACGGAGCAGTGCAACCGCCAGCAGACGTAATTGCGTCCTGGGCGGCCCTTCAAGGTGCCGGAAGTGTGCCATCCAGTGTCGAGCTGGACGATTTCATCGACGCTGACGTCAATGTGATCGCCCGTGAAGAATTGAGCGATGAGGACATCATAAAAAGTGTCCGCGACGACGGGGGGCAGTCGGATGACGACGAAGTGCCAGACCTGCCTCCACCGGCCACATCTCGCGTACTGGATGCGTTCAATGTCATCAGAAACAGCGTGGCTGTGCATGATGACGACGTCGCGATGCAGCTACTCGCCGAATGCGAAAATCGCGTCATGATGCTCCTAGGAAAAAAAGGGAAGCAGTCCACACTGCTTGACTTCtggaaataa